The DNA sequence TATTCAACCCCAATATCCCAACACCCTAAGCCTCTACTTCCCCTCCGTCACCCCTTCTCCTCATCTTTTACTTATTACTTTTAGCTATATAAATTAAATATTTTTAACTATGTCTTCTATTTCTCAACGTTTTGCTGAACTAAAAAAACAAGATAAATGTGCTTTAATTCCTTTTATTACTGCAGGTGATCCAAATTTAGCAACCACCGAAAAAGCTATTCAGATTTTGGTAGAAAAAGGGGCAGATTTTATCGAATTGGGTGTTCCTTATTCTGATCCTTTGGCTGATGGTCCTGTAATTCAAGCGGCGGCTACTAGGGCTTTGAAAAAGGGTGTTTGTTTGGAAGATGTTTTAAATATTGTGAGAAATTTAAAGGGAAAAATTGAAATTCCTATTATTCTTTTTACTTACTATAACCCCATTTTTTATCGAGGAGCAGAAAATTTTTTGGGAATGATTGCAGAGGCTGGTGTTAAAGGTTTAGTTGTACCTGATTTGCCTTTGGAGGAAGCGGAAGGTTTTTTAAATACTGCACAGAAAAAAGGCATTGAGGTTATCCTTTTAGTTGCCCCTACAAGTCCGATGGAACGCATCAAACATATTGCTGAGAAATCTCAAGGGTTTATCTATTTAGTAAGTGTGACTGGGGTAACGGGAGTACGTTCTGAAGTACAGAGTAGAGTGAAGGATTTAATTGCTCAATTAAAAACAGTAACAGATAAACCTATTGGAGTTGGTTTTGGTATTTCTGAGCCTTCTCAGGCAACTCAA is a window from the Cyanobacterium sp. Dongsha4 genome containing:
- the trpA gene encoding tryptophan synthase subunit alpha: MSSISQRFAELKKQDKCALIPFITAGDPNLATTEKAIQILVEKGADFIELGVPYSDPLADGPVIQAAATRALKKGVCLEDVLNIVRNLKGKIEIPIILFTYYNPIFYRGAENFLGMIAEAGVKGLVVPDLPLEEAEGFLNTAQKKGIEVILLVAPTSPMERIKHIAEKSQGFIYLVSVTGVTGVRSEVQSRVKDLIAQLKTVTDKPIGVGFGISEPSQATQIKDWGADGVIVGSAFVKKLNNDNEEEGLGAIASLCSDLKQAII